The following proteins come from a genomic window of Nicotiana tomentosiformis chromosome 12, ASM39032v3, whole genome shotgun sequence:
- the LOC138902279 gene encoding dimethylallylcistransferase CPT1, chloroplastic-like — protein sequence MAEAAAPDGFVTVLFELCLLGFRLQGVWSEWSYNFHVSCIVVSVVKVWNMVLADMRLIVGAGFDYGQLWFGLRISIIGCRSNLPITLQKRIELTEETTKADGLHLVIALNYGGHYDILQATKSIASKVMNGSLQLEDINKNLFDQEFESKCLSIANPDLLTRTGGEQRVSNFLLWQLAYSEYYFTKTLFADFGEEDLEEAICNFQRRHRRFGGHKY from the exons ATGGCTGAGGCTGCTGCACCAGATGGTTTcgttacag TCCTATTCGagttgtgcttattgggttttagaTTGCAAGGTGTGTGGAGTGAATGGTCATATAattttcatgtttcttgcatcgtcgttagtgttgtgaaggtttggaacatggttctagctgatatgagattaattgtcggtgctggatttgattatgggcagctatg GTTTGGGCTACGAATATCTATCATTGGGTGTAGATCCAACCTTCCCATCACTTTGCAAAAACGCATAGAATTGACCGAGGAGACAACAAAGGCCGACGGACTTCACCTTGTGATTGCACTAAACTATGGAGGACATTATGACATATTACAGGCAACAAAAAGCATTGCCAGTAAAGTAATGAATGGTTCTCTACAGCTAGAAGACATTAACAAGAATTTATTTGACCAAGAATTTGAAAGCAAGTGTCTCAGTATTGCCAACCCCGATTTACTCACAAGAACTGGGGGCGAACAACGAGTCAGTAACTTCTTGTTGTGGCAGTTAGCTTATTCTGAATACTACTTCACCAAGACATTGTTTGCCGATTTTGGAGAAGAAGATCTTGAGGAGGCAATATGTAACTTTCAGCGAAGACACAGACGTTTTGGTGGACACAAATATTGA